A region from the Campylobacter subantarcticus LMG 24377 genome encodes:
- a CDS encoding SelT/SelW/SelH family (seleno)protein, producing MEVKIYYCNLUNYKPQAARVAEEIQNEFKDAQISTIEKGGGHFIVEVDGKIIYSKKDLFNCEVDRFPHEGEITKLMKQM from the coding sequence ATGGAAGTGAAAATTTATTATTGTAATCTTTGAAATTACAAACCACAAGCTGCAAGGGTTGCAGAAGAAATACAAAATGAATTCAAAGATGCGCAAATTTCTACCATAGAAAAAGGTGGTGGGCATTTTATAGTAGAAGTAGATGGTAAAATCATTTACTCAAAAAAAGACTTATTTAACTGCGAAGTAGATAGATTTCCTCATGAGGGTGAAATCACTAAGCTTATGAAACAAATGTAA
- a CDS encoding 4-methyl-5(beta-hydroxyethyl)-thiazole monophosphate synthesis protein, with protein sequence MKKVLIPLAKGFEEAEFIGIADVLKRAGEASGNLEVIIASLDDELLVQGANGICIKADISLASVDQENLDAIALAGGFKGMMNLKNNQAIIKIIQDLHAKKKIVAAICASPMVLAKAGVIDGEFSCYPGCEVGIEGVRVNKAVVVNKNVITAAGPATAILFGLELTKHLCSEEIYQKLYEGMLVPLTK encoded by the coding sequence ATGAAAAAGGTTTTAATACCTTTGGCAAAAGGTTTTGAAGAAGCTGAGTTTATAGGTATAGCTGATGTTTTAAAAAGAGCAGGAGAAGCTAGTGGAAATTTAGAAGTAATTATTGCTTCGCTTGATGATGAACTTTTGGTGCAAGGAGCTAATGGAATTTGCATAAAAGCTGACATAAGTTTGGCTAGTGTTGATCAAGAAAATTTAGATGCAATTGCTCTTGCAGGTGGCTTTAAAGGTATGATGAATTTAAAAAACAATCAAGCTATCATAAAAATCATACAAGATTTGCATGCTAAGAAAAAAATTGTAGCTGCTATTTGTGCTTCGCCTATGGTGTTAGCTAAGGCAGGGGTAATTGATGGTGAGTTTTCTTGCTACCCTGGTTGTGAAGTGGGTATTGAAGGTGTTAGAGTAAACAAGGCAGTTGTAGTTAATAAAAATGTCATCACAGCAGCTGGGCCTGCTACGGCTATTTTGTTTGGTTTAGAGCTTACTAAACATTTGTGTTCAGAAGAAATTTACCAAAAACTTTATGAAGGTATGCTTGTTCCTTTAACAAAATAA
- a CDS encoding N-carbamoylputrescine amidohydrolase (class 11 nitrilase) — protein sequence MKLALIQHEFKGNKEKTIEKTCELIKFAAQDGAQLVVLQELHQTQYFCQSENTNFFDLANDWEEDVKFWSNVAKDNKIVLVTSLFEKRSTGLYHNTSVVFEKDGTLAGKYRKMHIPDDPCFYEKFYFTPGDLGFEPIQTSIGKLGVLVCWDQWYPEAARLMALKGAQILIYPTAIGWFDKDAKEEKQRQLEAWVGVQRGHAIANGLPVVAVNRVGFEKDESGVEDGIRFWGNSFVFGPQGEELFRADDQQELYKIVEIDMQRCENVRRWWPFLRDRRIEYFHELNKRFID from the coding sequence ATGAAATTAGCACTTATCCAGCATGAATTTAAAGGAAATAAAGAAAAAACTATAGAAAAAACTTGCGAGCTAATCAAGTTTGCTGCGCAAGATGGGGCACAACTAGTAGTTTTGCAAGAATTACACCAAACGCAGTATTTTTGTCAAAGTGAAAATACAAACTTTTTTGATTTGGCTAATGACTGGGAAGAAGATGTTAAGTTTTGGTCTAATGTAGCAAAAGACAATAAGATTGTTTTAGTGACTTCTTTATTTGAAAAAAGAAGTACAGGGCTTTACCATAACACAAGCGTAGTGTTTGAAAAAGATGGAACATTAGCAGGAAAATACCGCAAAATGCACATTCCTGATGATCCTTGCTTTTATGAAAAATTCTATTTTACCCCAGGCGATTTGGGTTTTGAACCTATACAAACAAGCATTGGAAAGCTTGGAGTTTTGGTGTGTTGGGATCAATGGTACCCTGAAGCTGCTAGGTTAATGGCTTTAAAAGGAGCACAAATTTTGATTTATCCTACTGCTATTGGTTGGTTTGATAAAGATGCAAAAGAAGAAAAACAAAGACAGCTTGAAGCTTGGGTAGGTGTGCAAAGAGGTCATGCCATAGCTAATGGCTTGCCTGTGGTGGCTGTAAATAGAGTAGGTTTTGAAAAAGATGAAAGCGGTGTGGAAGATGGTATAAGATTTTGGGGAAATTCTTTTGTTTTTGGTCCACAAGGCGAAGAGCTTTTTAGAGCTGATGATCAGCAAGAGTTGTATAAAATCGTTGAAATTGACATGCAAAGATGTGAAAATGTACGCAGATGGTGGCCGTTTTTACGCGATAGACGCATAGAGTATTTTCACGAATTAAATAAAAGATTTATTGACTAA
- a CDS encoding cation diffusion facilitator family transporter — translation MNLQKSATIIASVCAIFLAIVKFAVGLASGSVAVLSSAIDSLLDCVISGLNYLALKKSSQGSSKEYNFGFSKIEALMGLFEGLVISAIGVYIFYESVLKIHNQESVEKLDLGIFVMAFAMVVTLCLVIFLNYVAKKTKSLIIKADSLHYKIDFLTNALTLLALIIIAFTNYHFIDGLFGIAISLYTIFSALKIIKESSQILLDVAIAKEQVEKIKEIIQENKEVKSFHHLKTRKSPDMLYVSVHLVFEPTISLLKAHEIGDEIEDAIREYFKDEFWNIHIHLDPYDDSEEERNKNEISTYPA, via the coding sequence ATGAATTTGCAAAAAAGCGCAACTATTATCGCGAGTGTTTGCGCTATCTTTTTAGCTATTGTTAAATTTGCAGTAGGTTTGGCATCTGGTTCTGTTGCGGTGCTTTCTAGTGCGATTGATTCTTTGCTTGATTGTGTGATTTCAGGTTTAAATTATTTGGCTTTGAAAAAAAGTTCACAAGGATCAAGCAAAGAATATAACTTTGGTTTTAGCAAAATTGAAGCATTGATGGGGCTTTTTGAAGGACTTGTGATTAGTGCTATTGGGGTTTATATATTTTACGAAAGTGTTTTAAAAATTCACAACCAAGAAAGTGTCGAAAAGCTTGATCTTGGAATTTTTGTCATGGCTTTTGCTATGGTAGTTACTCTGTGTTTGGTTATTTTTTTAAATTATGTGGCTAAAAAAACCAAAAGTTTAATCATAAAAGCTGACAGTTTGCATTATAAAATAGACTTTTTAACCAATGCGCTAACACTTTTGGCATTAATTATCATAGCTTTTACAAATTATCATTTTATTGATGGTTTATTTGGTATAGCTATTAGTTTATATACGATTTTTTCAGCCTTGAAGATTATCAAAGAGAGTTCTCAAATTTTATTAGATGTTGCAATTGCAAAAGAACAAGTGGAGAAAATCAAAGAAATCATTCAAGAAAATAAAGAAGTCAAAAGCTTTCATCATTTAAAAACTAGAAAAAGCCCTGATATGCTTTATGTTAGTGTGCATTTAGTTTTTGAGCCTACAATATCGCTTTTGAAAGCACATGAAATAGGAGATGAAATCGAAGATGCTATAAGAGAATATTTTAAAGATGAATTTTGGAATATCCATATACATTTAGATCCATATGATGATTCAGAAGAAGAAAGGAATAAAAATGAAATTAGCACTTATCCAGCATGA
- a CDS encoding agmatine deiminase, producing MRKSIAEWEKQELLLISLPHKNSDWAPYLEEILQSYEEFVKTVANFQKVLLIAPGDEDFQRFQHIDNVDFFKCDTNDTWIRDFGAIDVREGEKLLALDFTFNAWGDKFQSALDNAVNSKLFAQKLSGKLEKIDFILEGGSVDFNGKGVMLTTSACLLNENRNSTFDQAQIEAKLKEIFGLKQMIWLNHGYIKGDDTDHHIDTLARFVDENTIAYCVCKDENDEHYAPLKAMEDELKKTGFDLLELPLPKALYFEGKRLGATYANFVFVNGGLIVPIYHDENDALVIERLQEKCKDRKVVGVDARVFLRQNGSLHCSCQNRYEGQR from the coding sequence ATGAGAAAAAGTATAGCAGAATGGGAAAAACAAGAATTGCTTTTAATTTCCTTGCCTCATAAAAATAGCGATTGGGCGCCTTATTTGGAAGAAATTTTACAAAGTTATGAAGAATTTGTTAAAACAGTGGCTAATTTTCAAAAAGTTTTACTTATAGCGCCTGGTGATGAAGATTTTCAAAGATTTCAGCATATTGATAATGTTGATTTTTTCAAGTGTGATACTAATGATACTTGGATTAGAGATTTTGGTGCGATTGATGTGCGAGAAGGAGAGAAGCTTTTGGCGCTTGATTTTACTTTTAATGCTTGGGGAGATAAATTCCAAAGTGCTTTAGATAATGCAGTCAATTCAAAGCTTTTTGCACAAAAATTATCAGGAAAATTGGAAAAAATTGATTTTATTTTAGAAGGCGGAAGTGTTGATTTTAATGGTAAGGGAGTAATGCTTACAACTAGTGCTTGTTTGCTAAATGAAAACCGAAATTCTACTTTTGATCAAGCGCAAATTGAAGCTAAATTAAAAGAAATTTTTGGTTTAAAGCAAATGATTTGGTTAAATCATGGTTATATTAAAGGCGATGATACCGATCATCATATTGATACTTTGGCAAGATTTGTAGATGAAAACACCATTGCTTATTGTGTGTGTAAAGATGAAAATGATGAGCATTATGCACCTTTAAAGGCTATGGAAGATGAGCTGAAAAAAACAGGATTTGATCTTTTAGAATTACCTTTACCTAAGGCTTTGTATTTTGAAGGAAAAAGACTTGGGGCAACTTATGCTAATTTTGTTTTTGTTAACGGTGGTTTGATTGTGCCAATATATCATGATGAAAATGATGCTTTAGTGATTGAGAGATTGCAAGAAAAATGCAAGGATAGAAAAGTAGTGGGAGTAGATGCAAGAGTGTTTTTAAGACAAAATGGTTCTTTGCACTGTTCTTGTCAAAACCGCTATGAAGGGCAAAGATGA
- a CDS encoding MBL fold metallo-hydrolase, with the protein MRILKQPCGMYETNCYIIDHNNKQIIIDPGENAYEFIKENTSKPLAILNTHGHYDHVYDNARVKNAHAIPLYIHQDDAFMLSNPFNYGFEHSNADVLVENENELNIDEFKFKFHHFPGHTPGCCMVELVGEDVLFSGDFLFYRSIGRWDFPYSDATKMKESLLKVLAYDKDFRLLPGHGEETTLKEEQKAIPAWLRYFH; encoded by the coding sequence ATGCGTATTTTAAAACAACCATGTGGAATGTATGAGACTAATTGTTATATCATAGATCACAATAACAAGCAAATCATCATCGATCCAGGCGAGAATGCTTATGAGTTTATCAAAGAAAACACAAGTAAACCTTTGGCTATTTTAAATACGCATGGTCACTATGATCATGTGTATGATAATGCTAGGGTTAAAAATGCTCATGCGATTCCGCTTTATATTCACCAAGATGATGCTTTTATGTTAAGTAATCCTTTTAATTATGGTTTTGAACACTCAAACGCTGATGTATTGGTAGAAAATGAAAATGAATTAAATATAGATGAGTTTAAATTTAAATTTCATCATTTTCCAGGACATACTCCAGGGTGCTGTATGGTAGAGTTGGTAGGAGAAGATGTGCTTTTTAGTGGAGATTTTTTGTTTTATCGTAGTATCGGTAGATGGGACTTTCCTTATTCAGATGCGACTAAGATGAAAGAAAGTTTGCTTAAAGTTTTAGCTTATGATAAAGACTTTAGATTGCTTCCCGGGCATGGGGAGGAAACTACTTTAAAAGAAGAACAAAAAGCAATTCCTGCTTGGTTAAGGTATTTTCACTAA
- a CDS encoding NAD+ synthase: MNYTKIEELLIHFIKKQAGDKNLILGLSGGIDSALVAHLCKKAVGEKLFALLIPTKHSKKENLNDALMLCKDLQIHHKIIYIDEILYAYEKICQDLNPLRFGNLAARVRMSLLYDYSALHQALVVGTSNKSELMLGYGTIYGDLACAFNPLATLYKSEVFELAKLMGVHENFIQKAPSADLWPNQSDESELGYKYEVLDEVLKALENNQSLEKFDEKLKNLVLKRVQDNAFKRRLPTTPKDTI, from the coding sequence ATGAATTATACTAAAATAGAAGAATTATTGATCCATTTTATAAAAAAACAGGCAGGAGATAAAAATCTTATCTTGGGTTTAAGTGGTGGGATAGACTCAGCCTTGGTCGCTCATCTTTGTAAAAAAGCAGTAGGTGAAAAACTTTTTGCCCTTTTAATACCCACAAAACATTCTAAAAAAGAAAATCTAAATGATGCTTTGATGCTTTGTAAAGATTTGCAAATTCATCACAAAATTATTTATATCGATGAAATTCTTTACGCCTATGAAAAAATTTGTCAAGATCTAAACCCTTTACGCTTTGGCAACTTAGCCGCAAGAGTACGCATGAGTTTACTTTATGATTACTCGGCTTTGCATCAAGCTTTAGTAGTAGGTACTTCCAATAAAAGCGAACTAATGCTTGGTTATGGGACTATTTATGGAGATTTAGCTTGCGCCTTTAATCCTTTGGCAACACTTTATAAAAGTGAAGTTTTTGAACTTGCAAAATTGATGGGCGTGCATGAAAATTTCATACAAAAAGCCCCAAGTGCTGATCTTTGGCCAAATCAAAGCGATGAAAGTGAGTTAGGTTATAAATATGAAGTTTTAGACGAGGTTTTAAAAGCTTTAGAAAACAATCAAAGTTTAGAAAAATTCGATGAAAAATTAAAAAATTTAGTCCTAAAACGTGTACAAGATAACGCCTTTAAACGCAGACTCCCAACAACACCAAAAGACACCATATGA
- a CDS encoding tetraacyldisaccharide 4'-kinase, which yields MTWLDRYFFKPSFLQKTLAFLLLPFSFLYMVIAILNTKFKKEITFNLPIISIGNLTLGGNGKTPICKAIATEFEGCFIILRGYKRQSKGLIIVKHKDEILCDIKKSGDEAMEYALTKHISGVIVSEDRVKGIQKAIELGAKIILLDDAFSKFHIKKFNVLLQSKEKPFFDFTLPSGAYRLPKSFTKKADFIAKENEDFVRYSHVKENQKAILISSIAKPFRLYEHFIKARACYFFADHYTFKKEELEKLLKKHNCDTLMLTFKDYVKVKDFGFKTELIHLDIVLKDSFKQVLQDYIDQFNKKEENATTLNPR from the coding sequence ATGACTTGGCTTGATCGGTATTTTTTTAAACCTAGTTTTTTGCAAAAAACTCTAGCTTTTTTGCTTTTACCTTTTAGCTTTTTATATATGGTTATAGCGATTTTAAACACTAAATTTAAAAAAGAAATAACCTTTAATCTACCGATTATAAGCATAGGCAATCTCACTCTAGGAGGCAATGGCAAAACACCCATTTGCAAAGCTATAGCTACTGAATTTGAGGGTTGTTTTATCATTTTAAGAGGCTATAAAAGACAAAGCAAGGGCTTAATCATAGTCAAACATAAAGATGAAATTTTATGCGATATTAAAAAAAGCGGCGACGAAGCTATGGAGTATGCACTCACAAAGCATATTAGCGGTGTGATAGTTAGCGAAGATAGGGTTAAAGGGATACAAAAAGCTATCGAACTTGGAGCAAAAATCATACTTTTAGATGATGCTTTTTCTAAATTTCATATTAAAAAATTCAATGTTTTATTACAAAGTAAAGAAAAACCTTTTTTTGATTTTACCTTGCCCAGCGGGGCATATCGTTTGCCAAAATCATTTACTAAAAAGGCTGATTTCATAGCTAAAGAAAATGAAGACTTTGTGCGTTACTCTCATGTAAAAGAAAATCAAAAAGCCATTTTGATAAGCTCTATTGCAAAGCCTTTTAGACTATATGAACATTTTATCAAAGCTAGGGCTTGTTATTTTTTTGCTGATCATTATACTTTTAAAAAAGAAGAATTAGAAAAACTTCTAAAAAAGCATAACTGCGACACCTTAATGTTAACCTTTAAAGACTATGTAAAAGTGAAGGATTTTGGCTTTAAAACCGAGCTGATTCATCTTGATATTGTTTTAAAAGATAGCTTTAAACAAGTTTTACAAGATTATATTGATCAATTTAACAAAAAGGAAGAAAATGCAACTACACTCAACCCAAGATAA
- the thrC gene encoding threonine synthase: MQLHSTQDKNHQTSFSKALLSPSAPNNALYAPLNLPKLDNEALKNLNYKELALKIIMAFDFDLELKVFEKALKTYESFDDKTCPIDIKKINDKLYINELFHGPTRAFKDMALQPFGVLLEHLKKDDDFLIMCATSGDTGPATLKSFENKKGIKVVCIYPNEGTSKTQALQMTHSNASNLKSIAIESNFDDAQNALKSLLNDEDFKKTLKEEKLSLSAANSVNFGRILFQIIYHYYASLKINKTIDIIVPSGNFGDALGAYYAKKMGAKIGKIKIASNSNNILSEFFNTGKYDLRNKSLQKTISPAMDILISSNIERLLFDKFKDERTKELMQALKNEKYYKLNQTELELLQEDFEADFCSDDECMQYIKQYSHLGLLDPHTCTCFKMLDPNTTTLITSTAQWSKFTPSMYQAIYNKECQDEQACMQELAKEFNQEIHPNIASLFTSIPKQNPVCKLENLKQTIIEWIKQ; encoded by the coding sequence ATGCAACTACACTCAACCCAAGATAAAAACCATCAAACAAGCTTTTCAAAAGCTTTGCTTAGCCCTAGTGCGCCTAATAATGCCCTATATGCACCACTTAATCTACCCAAACTAGACAATGAAGCTTTGAAAAATTTAAATTACAAAGAGCTAGCTTTAAAAATCATTATGGCGTTTGACTTTGATTTAGAGCTTAAGGTTTTTGAAAAAGCTTTAAAAACCTATGAGAGTTTTGATGATAAAACCTGCCCTATTGATATAAAAAAAATTAATGATAAACTTTACATTAATGAATTATTTCATGGACCAACAAGGGCTTTTAAAGATATGGCCTTGCAACCTTTTGGCGTACTTTTAGAACACTTAAAAAAAGATGATGATTTTCTAATCATGTGTGCCACAAGTGGCGATACAGGACCTGCTACACTAAAAAGTTTTGAAAATAAAAAAGGTATAAAAGTAGTTTGTATTTATCCAAATGAAGGCACAAGTAAAACTCAAGCTTTACAAATGACGCATTCAAATGCGAGCAATTTAAAATCTATAGCTATTGAGAGTAATTTTGATGATGCACAAAATGCTTTAAAATCACTTTTAAATGATGAGGATTTTAAAAAGACCTTAAAAGAAGAAAAGTTAAGTTTAAGTGCAGCAAATTCAGTTAATTTTGGAAGAATACTTTTTCAAATCATCTATCACTACTATGCTAGTTTAAAAATCAATAAGACAATTGATATTATCGTTCCAAGTGGAAATTTTGGTGATGCTTTGGGGGCTTATTATGCTAAAAAAATGGGAGCAAAGATAGGAAAAATCAAAATTGCCTCAAATTCCAATAATATCTTAAGTGAGTTTTTCAATACAGGTAAATATGACTTAAGAAATAAAAGCTTACAAAAGACCATTTCTCCTGCGATGGATATACTCATATCATCAAATATTGAAAGATTACTTTTTGATAAATTTAAAGATGAACGCACCAAAGAGCTTATGCAAGCTTTAAAAAATGAAAAATACTACAAACTTAACCAAACAGAACTAGAGCTTTTACAGGAAGATTTTGAAGCTGATTTTTGCAGCGATGATGAATGCATGCAATATATCAAACAATACAGTCATTTGGGACTACTAGACCCTCATACTTGCACTTGTTTTAAAATGCTCGATCCTAACACCACCACCCTTATTACCTCCACAGCACAATGGAGTAAATTTACACCAAGCATGTATCAAGCAATATATAATAAAGAATGCCAAGATGAACAAGCTTGCATGCAAGAACTTGCAAAAGAATTTAACCAAGAAATTCACCCTAATATCGCAAGCTTATTTACAAGCATACCAAAGCAAAATCCAGTTTGCAAACTTGAAAATTTAAAACAAACTATTATAGAATGGATAAAACAATGA
- the kdsB gene encoding 3-deoxy-manno-octulosonate cytidylyltransferase, with protein MIIIPARLKSSRFENKILCEIGNLPMFIYTAKKMQEVDEVCVALDDEEVLKIAQKHNIKAILTSKNHESGTDRINEACQILQLSEDELIINVQADEPFIETQNIKNFKAFSQKAFEDKLCFMSSCYKEVDVKACEDPNLVKVVTDINDYALYFSRSKIPYERANYKQNFKAHLGIYAYKVKNLQEFCTLKNSALEECEKLEQLRALENGKKIKMLKIQSQSIGIDTKEDYERALAQFGAKI; from the coding sequence ATGATAATCATACCTGCAAGATTAAAATCAAGTCGTTTTGAAAATAAAATTTTATGCGAAATTGGCAATTTGCCTATGTTTATTTATACAGCTAAAAAAATGCAAGAAGTTGATGAAGTATGCGTAGCACTTGATGATGAAGAAGTTTTAAAAATAGCACAAAAACACAACATAAAAGCGATTTTAACAAGCAAAAACCACGAAAGCGGTACTGATAGAATCAACGAAGCTTGTCAAATTTTACAACTAAGTGAAGATGAGCTTATCATCAACGTACAAGCTGATGAGCCCTTCATAGAAACACAAAATATCAAAAATTTTAAAGCATTTAGTCAAAAAGCTTTTGAAGATAAGCTTTGTTTTATGAGTAGTTGTTATAAAGAAGTGGATGTAAAAGCTTGCGAAGATCCAAATTTAGTTAAAGTAGTTACTGATATTAATGATTATGCTTTATATTTTTCAAGATCTAAAATTCCTTATGAAAGAGCAAATTATAAACAAAATTTCAAAGCACACCTTGGAATTTACGCATATAAGGTTAAAAATTTACAAGAATTTTGTACTTTGAAAAATTCAGCTTTGGAAGAATGTGAAAAACTAGAACAGCTAAGAGCTTTAGAAAATGGCAAAAAAATCAAAATGTTAAAAATACAAAGTCAAAGCATAGGTATAGATACAAAAGAAGATTATGAAAGAGCTTTAGCTCAATTTGGAGCGAAAATATGA
- a CDS encoding transporter substrate-binding domain-containing protein codes for MKKILFLLSLFFTLHAKELIVGMELAYPPFEMSDTKGNPSGISVEFLQAFAKEKNYDLKIQNIAWDGLIPALRTQKIDLIMSSMSISEQRKKVIDFTLPYAKANLAILSAKKSNINSIEDINQKGKILALKRGSSAHLYAQKNLKNATILVFDKENVAILEVIQAKADAFIYDQMSIYKAWEKHPEQTKAIFTPFEKTPEQWAIALNKNNTNLKEELNEFILKSKENGFFDKLGQKYLQDMQTIFKKQKLEFFF; via the coding sequence ATGAAAAAAATACTTTTTCTACTCAGCTTGTTTTTTACACTCCATGCAAAAGAATTAATCGTAGGTATGGAATTGGCCTACCCTCCTTTTGAAATGAGTGATACTAAAGGTAATCCAAGTGGCATTAGTGTAGAGTTTTTACAAGCCTTTGCTAAGGAAAAAAACTATGATTTAAAAATTCAAAATATAGCTTGGGATGGACTTATACCTGCTTTAAGAACCCAAAAGATTGATTTAATCATGTCTTCTATGAGTATAAGCGAACAAAGAAAAAAAGTAATAGATTTTACCTTGCCTTATGCTAAGGCAAATTTAGCGATATTAAGTGCTAAAAAATCAAATATTAATTCCATAGAAGATATAAATCAAAAAGGGAAAATCCTTGCTTTAAAAAGAGGGTCTAGTGCACATTTATATGCACAAAAAAATCTTAAAAATGCGACAATTTTAGTTTTTGATAAAGAAAATGTGGCTATCTTAGAAGTCATTCAAGCCAAAGCTGATGCGTTTATTTATGATCAAATGAGTATTTATAAAGCATGGGAAAAACACCCTGAACAAACTAAAGCCATTTTCACTCCTTTTGAAAAAACACCAGAACAATGGGCTATAGCTTTAAATAAAAACAATACCAATTTAAAAGAAGAGTTGAATGAATTTATTTTAAAATCTAAAGAAAATGGTTTTTTTGATAAACTAGGTCAAAAATACCTTCAAGACATGCAAACAATTTTTAAAAAACAAAAGCTAGAGTTTTTCTTTTAA
- a CDS encoding amino acid ABC transporter permease, with amino-acid sequence MNHLFIVRNKFNEHKKISPKVFAVNAFLLAFLLFLLFYLSFLSASYNFDFMAIYEYKDKMIQGFFTSFFISVLSLIAGVIFALILCYMSLCKIVLLNMFARVFIELIRGTPLLVQILLIYYIFADNLGLNNRYVCGVLILALFASAYICEIFRAGILSVENMQYQSAKALGLSEFEIYKSVIFPQALKNILAPLSGQLSNLIKDSSLLSVIAVSELTQNAQEINAFTFSTLEIYIPLALCYLVLTLPISMLSRRLEKSFS; translated from the coding sequence TTGAATCATCTTTTTATAGTGCGTAATAAATTTAATGAGCATAAAAAAATCAGTCCAAAAGTGTTTGCGGTTAATGCCTTTTTGCTAGCATTTTTATTGTTTTTACTTTTTTATTTATCTTTTTTAAGTGCTAGTTATAACTTTGATTTTATGGCAATTTATGAGTATAAAGACAAAATGATACAAGGTTTTTTTACGAGTTTTTTTATTAGTGTTTTGTCTTTGATTGCAGGTGTGATTTTTGCTTTGATTTTGTGTTATATGAGTCTTTGTAAAATCGTGCTTTTAAATATGTTTGCAAGAGTTTTTATAGAGCTTATTAGAGGTACACCTTTGCTAGTGCAAATTTTATTGATTTATTATATTTTCGCGGATAATTTGGGGCTTAATAATCGCTATGTTTGTGGAGTTTTGATTTTAGCTTTATTTGCTAGTGCTTATATTTGTGAAATATTTAGAGCAGGGATTTTAAGCGTTGAAAATATGCAATATCAAAGCGCTAAAGCTTTGGGTTTGAGTGAGTTTGAAATTTACAAAAGTGTGATTTTTCCTCAAGCATTAAAAAATATCCTAGCACCGCTAAGTGGACAACTTAGCAATTTAATCAAAGATAGTTCACTCTTGAGTGTGATAGCTGTTTCAGAATTAACTCAAAATGCCCAGGAGATCAATGCTTTTACCTTTTCTACTTTGGAAATTTACATTCCTTTGGCACTTTGTTATTTGGTGCTGACTTTGCCTATTTCTATGCTTTCAAGAAGGCTTGAAAAGAGCTTTTCTTAA
- the ppk2 gene encoding polyphosphate kinase 2 — MKEFVVDKDKFTLIKVKKSTLEYESELRRLQIELLKFQNHVKDKGLKVLILIEGRDAAGKGGAIKRLIEHLNPRGCRVVALEKPSDVERTQWYFQRYVTHLPAAGEIVIFDRSWYNRAGVEPVMGFCTPNEHKKFLREVSSFEEMLLDSGILFFKFYFSVSKQEQKRRFEQRRTDPLKQYKLSIVDEKSQELWDKYTLAKYSMLLASNTPKCPWVIINSDSKKKARINLFKYLLNFLEYPNKIKNKYFQYDKKLVRSGEEEIRKMELSLNDEKLKKFDKK, encoded by the coding sequence ATTAAGGAGTTTGTTGTGGATAAGGATAAATTTACTCTTATTAAAGTGAAAAAATCAACACTTGAGTATGAAAGCGAGCTTAGAAGATTACAAATTGAGCTTTTAAAATTTCAAAATCATGTCAAAGATAAAGGATTAAAAGTTTTGATCTTAATTGAAGGGCGTGATGCAGCAGGAAAAGGTGGTGCTATTAAAAGATTAATTGAACATTTAAATCCTAGAGGTTGTCGTGTGGTGGCACTTGAAAAACCAAGTGATGTGGAAAGAACCCAATGGTATTTTCAGCGTTATGTGACACATTTGCCTGCAGCAGGAGAGATAGTGATTTTTGATAGATCTTGGTATAATAGAGCAGGGGTGGAGCCTGTGATGGGCTTTTGTACCCCAAATGAGCATAAAAAATTCCTACGCGAGGTGTCTTCTTTTGAAGAAATGCTACTTGATAGTGGAATTTTGTTTTTTAAATTTTATTTTTCAGTTTCCAAACAAGAACAAAAGAGGCGTTTTGAGCAAAGGAGAACAGATCCGCTAAAACAATACAAACTTTCTATTGTTGATGAAAAATCACAAGAATTATGGGACAAATATACTCTAGCAAAATATTCTATGCTTTTAGCATCTAATACACCGAAATGTCCTTGGGTGATCATTAATTCAGATAGTAAAAAGAAAGCAAGGATAAATTTATTTAAGTATCTACTTAATTTTTTAGAATACCCAAATAAAATTAAAAATAAATACTTTCAATATGATAAAAAATTAGTGCGTAGTGGCGAGGAAGAAATTCGAAAAATGGAGCTTAGTTTAAATGATGAAAAACTTAAAAAATTTGATAAAAAATAA